TAACCGCCGCTCCGGAATGGCCAGATGCACCCTCGCCCGTTCGACTTCCGGCATTTGCGTGATCGTCCTGGCCAGTTCTCCTTGCAAGGCCCTCCGATAATTCAACTTCTGCACAAAATCCGACATCCCCATGGTAGTCCGATCGAAGATTTCATACCCGACCCCTCCACCGTGCGGGAGGCCCTGCCCGGCCATTTCGAGCCTCAGGTCGTGCACCTGTGCATTCGGCACCAGGATGGTGGTCCCGCCGTTGGTGGTCTCATAGGGCACCTTCGCGTCTTTCAATTTGTCGATAATCCCTGCGGCATCATCGACCGCCAGATTAGCGTAGAGCACCTGCATGTCCGGCTGCTGTGTCCAGAGCGTCACCGCCACGAGTCCGGCAATGGAGCCAGCGAGGGCCAGCAGGATGATGAGGCGTTGATTGATCGTGAAGTGGCTGAATTTTGAGAACATACGCGATGGAGTCCTTTATCCCTACCATTCAAGAGCGAGTAACAACGGGCTGGAGGGGTGGTGAGACGCCTTGCCGACAGCGCCACATGACGGCTACGCTGCCTCTTAAATCTGCATCCGTTGAATTTCTTCGTAGGCCGTCACTAACTTATTCCGGACCTGCATCATGAGCTGAAACGAGGCATCGGCCTGTTGCAGGGCCACCATCGCCTGATGAATGTTGGTGTTCTGACCGGTAACCAGCGCGTCGACAGCCTGACTGGCTCCGGTTTGCGCATCGTTGATGTGCCCGATCGCCTCTTGCAGCGAATCGACGAAATTCGCTCCCCCCGCCTGCCCGGACTCCTTGATCTCGGGAATTTCGATCGGATGAGGCTGATTCGCTCCTGCGATCCGCAAGTCAGTCATGGTTACCTCCCGATCTCCAACGCGCGATTCCACATGGTGCGAGACGCATTGACAGCCTGCACGTTCGCTTCATACGCCCGAGACGCGCCGATCATATTCACCATCTCTTCCATGACATTCACATTGGGCATCGTGACGAAACCCTTCTGATCGGCATCCGGATGGCGAGGGTCGTACACCTTCTGTCCCGGCTTCTGGTCCTCGATCACCCGAGCGACCTTCACGCCGTCCAGCGCATGCTTTCCAGGCCCCGTCGAAACCTGCTTAAACGCACGCTGAAACGCGGATGACACCGGCGCGGCTTGAAAAACCACATCGCGGCGACGATAGGGGCCGCCCGTGCTCGTTTTGGTGGACTGAGCGTTCGCCAGGTTGCTGGCAATCACATTCAAGCGATGTCGATGCGCATCGAGTGCGGACACCGAGACTGCGAGACTATCCGTTAAATCCATATCGCACCTCTTTTCTCTTCAACTCACACTGGAACACGACCTGACACAACGGTCTTCGCTTACCGTCCTTCACGTATCGCACTGAGCAGCTGGCGAAGGCGCATGCTGATAATCGTCGCCGCCGTGTTGTATTGCTGGGCGTTGTCCGACATCTTGGCCATTTCCAATTCGATGTTGACTGAGTTGGCATCAAGCGGGAGATCGCCTGCAGGCACTTCTTCCAGCCGCCCCGTCACCCGTTGGAATCCATTCCCCTTGGGGCCGATGTGATGCTGGTGTGTGGAGACCAGGGTAATCGGGAGCTTGCC
Above is a genomic segment from Nitrospira defluvii containing:
- the fliE gene encoding flagellar hook-basal body complex protein FliE, whose protein sequence is MTDLRIAGANQPHPIEIPEIKESGQAGGANFVDSLQEAIGHINDAQTGASQAVDALVTGQNTNIHQAMVALQQADASFQLMMQVRNKLVTAYEEIQRMQI
- the flgB gene encoding flagellar basal body rod protein FlgB, encoding MTIFDRTMQLLERSLDLRGARQQVIAANIANEETPKYRATDLNFGQALANAQQGKLPITLVSTHQHHIGPKGNGFQRVTGRLEEVPAGDLPLDANSVNIELEMAKMSDNAQQYNTAATIISMRLRQLLSAIREGR
- the flgC gene encoding flagellar basal body rod protein FlgC encodes the protein MDLTDSLAVSVSALDAHRHRLNVIASNLANAQSTKTSTGGPYRRRDVVFQAAPVSSAFQRAFKQVSTGPGKHALDGVKVARVIEDQKPGQKVYDPRHPDADQKGFVTMPNVNVMEEMVNMIGASRAYEANVQAVNASRTMWNRALEIGR